In Gossypium arboreum isolate Shixiya-1 chromosome 3, ASM2569848v2, whole genome shotgun sequence, the sequence GAGCTTGATTATTATTTAATCTCAATTTCAGGCAAAAAAAATCACTTTAGGCCACAAGCCCACAACCTCAACCTCCTGAGTTCAGCCCTTTCTCGAAATTTCACAGTCTCaataaataatgaataatatattaGATACTGAACAATATATTAGATACAAAcactaaatattattatttaaaatctccagCAATGCATAATTAGAATTACAAAACTGgatacaaagatatatatatacaatttgaATCCAGCTATAATAAGATATTGAACAATGAAATATTATTAATAGGAAAGTAAAAAAAAACTACAATATAGTAATAATTTTCCTTCAAACAAGGATCAATATCATCATGTACTCCTTGATAGATGGTACATAGACTATAGTTATTAACATATTCTTTTTGCTACTGCTACTTGCTGCAGGATAAATTTCTACGATGGACAGAAGCTAATTATCTAATATAAGCTAATTAGATAATTAAAATAGTGAAGATTAATTAATTTGTTCAAACCCCAAGTCCAAGATGAAGATCCGAATGAGGCTGAGGCTGAGGCTGAGCCATTTCAATAGATGGATTAATATTTTGTTTATGATCGTCCAAGAGCTTCATCATGTGATTGTTAACATACATCCCATAAACGTATGAACAAAACCCCCACCCACACATCACTGTAGAAACAATCTTCACCCCCCCAAAGTCCTCTCTGTACACCAATACCCCTCCCAATACATTCATGCCCAGCAACGCCGTCATGCATATCCCTCCCGTTAGCGAGCACGTTAAAAACACCGTTCCTGCCGTTCCCATAAAGCACAGTTGCCAAGTCACCACATTGGTGATCATCGTCACCCAATAAACTCCCTCCCCCTTGTCGAACACCTCCTTACTCTCCTTTCTCATCTCCGTAAATCCcccatcccacaccatccccacACTCGCTAATATCGTCGCCGATAGCTCCATCACTAACTGCATTTCTATCATCATCGCATAACAGTACACCTTCTTGTATATCATCTCCATAATCGGCAGATACAAGGCAAATAACAACCCCGCCCCTATGGTTGCCACAAACCCTATCATGTATTTGGTTGGGGTCAGGTCCTGCGGTTTGTCGTGGTTGGATCCTAAGGCTAGGAGGATTGAGCTTAACGTCAATAGGATGACGCAGTTGAGGTTCGTGAAAGTGATCTTTTGCTTAACCATAATTGCGGATAGGATGAGATTGAATACTAGTTGAGAGGATAGAAGGAGAGCGGAGGTTGATACTGGAAGATAAGAGTTGCCCCAAGAGAAAAGAAGGTTGTTTAAGCCTAGCATAAGGCCTATGAATATGGACAAACTTAAGATTCTAGGAGTGAAACGAGTGAAAGGCTTTCTCTGAGTGCATTGGAAGAGATAGTAAGGGAGGAAAACCGGCAAGAGAAGGAAAGGGAATCCAGCTGACTGAACCCATGTGGAAACCCATTTGTTGGAGCCTTTGTGGTTGAAATAGTACTTGGAGAGCAAGCTTGAGGATACAGAACCCAAAAACAGGCACGTATAGTTGATCAACAAAAGAGGCATATAACGCTTCTTTGAGACACCCTTTTGGTCTTGTTCACCATTGTCGTGGTTGTTGCTAGTGTTGATGTTCATGGCTATCTAGCACTTACTGATCTGACAAGTATAGGATTGTGATACAATACTAATATAAGTATCGGTAGATGTTGTTGATGTTGCTTATTGGTGTGTTTTTTTAAAGCTCAATGCTTTAGGTGGGTTTTTGAAGAGAGCTATGTTGCTTCTAGTGATCGGACCTCTATATTATAGAGGAGTTCAAACCCAAGACCCGGGGATGAATCGTTGTCTTTTATATTTAAGGATGTGACTAACTGCAAGATAGAGATACTTtccttttcctctctttttctctcTCAATGAAAGCGTTGTTTCATCATTAATTAATCTCCCATCCTAGAGTTCGACCCTCACTGTTTTAatagaatttttttgtttttcttaataaaatttaaagctACCTCCAAGATGAACTTACGTGtctttattattaaaaaaagaaaagaaaaatatatattaaaagataTAATAAAAAACAATATTCATGAATTGATATACAGTTTACACGTACATGTTTTTCCTTAATATATACCCGCAGATTTTTTAACtatgatatatgatataattaataacaTTGGCTAAaagcatatatgtacaaaataagaAATATGATTCATTTCAAACATTTCTCTGGGATGGGGGCATGTGATTGA encodes:
- the LOC108478965 gene encoding probable purine permease 4 produces the protein MNINTSNNHDNGEQDQKGVSKKRYMPLLLINYTCLFLGSVSSSLLSKYYFNHKGSNKWVSTWVQSAGFPFLLLPVFLPYYLFQCTQRKPFTRFTPRILSLSIFIGLMLGLNNLLFSWGNSYLPVSTSALLLSSQLVFNLILSAIMVKQKITFTNLNCVILLTLSSILLALGSNHDKPQDLTPTKYMIGFVATIGAGLLFALYLPIMEMIYKKVYCYAMMIEMQLVMELSATILASVGMVWDGGFTEMRKESKEVFDKGEGVYWVTMITNVVTWQLCFMGTAGTVFLTCSLTGGICMTALLGMNVLGGVLVYREDFGGVKIVSTVMCGWGFCSYVYGMYVNNHMMKLLDDHKQNINPSIEMAQPQPQPHSDLHLGLGV